The sequence TCTGTATTCCAAAGCAAGGgttagtgtttatttattttataaaatggaaacatttaaattatttattcatgaattcgtcgtgacctaaaggataaggcgtccggagcattcgtatgtagcgagtaccaatttttctaatgaaatccgtatttaacaaatgttcacgattgacttccacggtgaaggagtaacatcgtatAGGAATACCCATCgtgtagtatagttacaacggctgccccgcctttcaaaccgaaacgcattactgcttcacggcagaaataggcggggtggtggtatttacccgcgcggacttacaagaggtcctaccgccaccagtaattacgcaaattataattttgcgggtttgttttttatccacgatgttattccttcaccgtggaagtcaattgtgaacatttgttgagtacgtatttcattagacaaattggtacccgcctgagattcgaacaccggtgcatcgctcaaagcgaatgcaccggaggtcttatcctttaggccacaacgactacGAAATTATTACTAcgactattattattactaatctatatattaatacgtgaagcaaaaactttgtatccctttttacgaaaattgcgcagacggaggagtatgaaaatttccacacttatagagaatatagagaagaagtgcacaatgctaatatttttttaaaataatgcataaaagatacattaaatcaataaagaaaacattacacacactaccatgtatttgacacacacacgcatgcatactatttgtttattttcaaacttttctttgccgtctgtcagttatagtctgtgaaattgagaatagattaaatattgttttctctttactaatatttctctaaagtgtagttttgacgaaatctgtgattaaagaagtatttaatagtctttgacaatagaatcatgatagtgtacaaacttataatttccattagttatagtcgaattccgactaccaggggaccactagtataaattAATTAGTATAACGTAATATAAAGTATAGTATAAAGTAATTCGATCGTCTTTATTCTAAATGCTGCCTTTTAGGAGTCCGCGGAGACGCGATATGTCCGTGCGCCTGCAGCAGCGAGTCGATGACGGTGTGCATCCGTCGTGCCGGACGTGGCGGATCCTCGGCCGGGCGAGGAGTACTCTCCATGTCGGGACTCTCGTACGGAGTCGTGAGGGTAGACGCGGAAAACTCCCTCACATCGCTCACATTGCAGGACTGCGGTCAAGTTATGCCCTCGTGTGAGTATTCAGTATTGCGAAACGTTTTGAAATTCGATACGTTTTCCGGAATCAGTTGgttttcattatattaattttgatcctcatgatatttattattgacGCTTAGAAATCGATAAGTAgctttttatcatttttttatgaaatatctgtgtacatttaatataaatagaaCTATAATTGTTGTCTAACCGGTACCTAATGTTCAAAATAAGTACCCTTAAACTACGAGCGAATTTTTGACGGCTCAGAAATTTGCAGTGAGACaaataaacacttttttttttcaatatatcgGACCTTTCTCTTTTATGTATCTTCTAAATTAttccatataatattttatccaCAGCGCTTTTCAACTAACGCTGAaatagtaattatattattttaattactaattttttttattacaggcGTTATCGTCGTCGTGAAAATGGAAGGCCCCGCGTATCTATGCAAAACTGATGAAGTGGGTGAAATCTGTGTACTCTCCGGAGCGACTGGGTCCGGCTACTGGGGCCTGCCGGGTCTGACCAACACCGTATTCCGCGTCAGGCCCTTGGATTCCGACGGGGAACCGATCGGAGAGGAGCACTACGTCAGGAGCGGACTCTTGGGATTTCTGGGACCCGGTGGTAAGTTACGAAAACACTGCGGATTCCCGTCGATTTAATCACATGGCCTATTGGTATACGTAGAAAGCAAGCTCGTGTCGTAAACACCAGTCTCTCCATGGTCTAGTATAAAAAATGTGGtagattgtaataaaaaattgaaaaccggAAAAATCGGGAAATACCATCTGGCAACCCACACTGtgttatacaaattttataatattactaagctacactcgcccgcttcgctgaaaatttaaaaataacattattaattattgtcattattattagggagtcctacactcatataaatattagcctatccattaagtacatgtattttctacacggataccaagtttcaagtcaatcggatgcatggttcagtatttataacggaacatccataaaaaccactgtagatttatatattagtatagactttATGCTGTATCTGTACAAACTTTCTTCCAACTTATCACCACTCTATATATTTCGTTTGCGTATAAGATTTGTTCTTCGAGGGTAGACAAGAGAAGGACATGTTAAATTTCATGCTGAGATCGTGTCTCAATAGCCCGTTGGACGTGAGACTCATGCTGTTGTCTGCCCGTCGCCAGGTCTAGTGTTCGTGTGCGGATCTCGCGACGGTCTCATGACGGTAACCGGCCGCAAGCACAACATGGACGACATCATAGCGACGGTGCTCGCCGTCGAACCGATGAAGTTCATATACCGGGGACGCATAGCTGTGTTCTCGGTGCGGGTGTTGCGAGACGAGCGTATATGTATTGTGGCCGAACAGCGACCGGACTGCGGCGAAGAAGAGGTACgtgctacattatttttttattattactagacggatggacgagctcacagcccatctggtgttaagtgattactggagcccatagacatttacgacgtaaatgcgccacccaccttaagatataagttctaaggtctcaatatagttacaacggctgccccactcttcaaaccgaaacgcacctacccgcgtggactcacaagaggtcctaccaccaataattacgcaaattataattttgcgggtttcatttttattacacgatgttattccttcaccgtggaagtcaatcgtgaacaattattgagtacgtatttcattagaaaaattcggtACGCTTGTTAACAGATTGCCTACAGATTGCCCCCGAATTTCTCGTTAACAAACTAAACTACGAACGGATTTGATCAAAGATAAATATTGAGGGTAGAGATAAGAAACACTGTCTGGTATGTGTTAGGGGATAAGTTAAAAAAGTTATTGTTGGAAActtcaccgaaatagcgctagtgtagaaGTTTTAAACAGTGTGAAGTTGGCAGTTAGTTTATGGcgctatttttaaaattcttccatttgctactgtggcgccaccttaattggctTCCTTTCAGAGGACATCGACAGCGAAAGTCTGTTTAGAAATAAAAGAGCTATGTAGTAAGGTGTGACGTCATCGGTGCATCGTAAACTAATATTTTTGCTTTCTGGGAAACAGCATCCACTCGTAATCCATACCATAATATTACAAATGTAAATGTTTGTTTATCTTGCTTTCGCGTCCAAACGAAGAGACGGATTGACATGTTTTTTTAAGCTTAGATTATTTAGATTAGAAGAGTGACATGAGCTACTATTATCTCGAAAAACCATCTCATTCAGAAAACTATACGAATTATTTTCCATGATTAGAGTCACATAAACCTCGAGTATACATaattaaacaacttttttttaagccTCAAACTATTTAATTATAGTTTTGGGGTTCCGAATAAAACGTTATTGCAGTCTGGTGTTTTCGTGCGAACATGTAGATACTATTTTCGTACACACTCGGCCCATAGATTTTTAGTCAATATGACATAAGTGAACAACTCTGTTTTTATGTCACATAATTAGAACGCTTTTTTGAGTATTAAATCGACTTTGTTGTGTGCCGCTGACGACAACAACGATCCGCCCGTCTCCCGGCCATCAGGGTGGTCGTGCTGACGTCAGCTTTCTACAAACAAAGTGCAAATTATTTCCAGTCATTCCAGTGGATGTCCCGCGTCCTGCAAGCCGTCGACTCGATACACCAAGTGGGGATATACTGCCTCGCGCTCGTTCAACCGAACTTCCTGCCCAAAACTCCGCTCGGCGGGATCCATTTGAGCGAGTGCAAACGAAGATTCCTCGAGGGCACGCTGCACCCGTCCAACGTGCTGATGTGCCCGCACACGTGCGTCACCAACCTGCCCAAACCAAGGGAGATACATTCAGGTaaacatagaaaataaaaatatagggaaaataaaatcactaattaattaatctatatgGCCCGTGACATAAGGTCTAAGTGTCATTTGATTGATACCAAAGTCTATACAGTCTTTTATACCAAATCGCATGATTGCGAGACAAAACAAATCCGAATGCTGTAATTCCTAAAGTAATTAAACTAATGTccgaagttttgaagtcgtcgtggcctaaaggatgggACGTCGAGTGCATTcgcatctagcgatgcaccggtgttcgagtcccgcaggcgggtaccaatttttctaataaaatacgtacttaacaattattcacgatttacttccacggtgaaggaataacatcatgggTTAAACATCAtagccgcaaaattatactttgcgtaattactggtggtaggacctcttggtggtccgcgcgggtgggtgctaCCGCTCcgcttatttcagccgtgaagcagtaatgcgtttcggtttgaagggtggggcagccgttgtaactatactgagaccttagaacttatatctcaaggtgtgtggcgtatttacgttgtagatgtctgtgggctccagtaaccgcttaacaccaggtgggctgtgagctcgtccacatataaATACGAATTTTCGtactaataattttgattttgttccAATAAATACAGTATATTACtaagatattaatattataaggagtatattaaaaaaaaaaacgaataaaaatcaatattgtACATGACAGATGTAGGTCCGGCATCCGTGATCGTGGGGAACTTGGTACAAGGAAATCGACTCGCGTCGGCGCAGGGCCGCGACATGGGATACACTGACGATTCTGATGCTGCCCGAAAGGTTTGAATGCGCACtctctaaaattattatttgatcaCCTGAATGTGGCTCTAATTGTTGTACTCTATTCACAGTATCAGTTCATATCTCAAATCCTGAGATGGCGAGCTCAAAGTACATCGGATCACGTGATATTCACACTCCTCAACGCGAAGGGAGCGGTTTCCAAAGTCCTGACCTGCGCTGAACTACACAAAAAAGCCGAAAGGATCGGCAACTTGCTGCTAGAGAAAGGTCGAGTTAATACCGGGGATCACGTCGCTTTGATATTTCCGCCGGGATTGGATCTCATCTGCGCCTTCTACGGGTGCCTCTATGTGGGCGCCGTACCCGTCACCATACGTCCGCCACACCCACAAAACTTACACACCACTTTACCAACGGTCCGAATGATTGTCGACGTCAGTAAGGCCACGCTGGTCCTATCGAACCAATCTGTGATAAAACTCCTGCGTTCGAAGGAGGCTAGCAACGTTCTGGACAGCAAGGCCTGGCCGATGACGCTGGACACAGACGACATGCCGAAGAAGAAGCTCCCTATAATGTATCGCGCTCCCACCGCCGAAATGCTCGCGTACCTGGACTTCAGCGTGTCGACCACTGGCATGCTTGCCGGCATTAAGATGTCCCATGCGGCCGTTACCTCGCTCTGCCGCTCTATGAAAATCGCTTGCGAATTATATCCGTCGCGGCACATAGCTCTCTGTCTGGACCCGTACTGCGGCCTCGGTTTCGCGCTTTGGTGCCTTAGCAGCATTTATTCGGGACACCACTCGATCCTAATCCCACCTTCGGAAGTGGAGGTCAATCCTGCTCTGTGGCTCAGCGCTGTCTCTCAATACAAAGTACGAGATACGTTCTGTTCGTATGGTGTCATGGAGCTCTGCACGAAGGGGCTCGGCAGCTCCGTGAACCAGCTCAAGTCGAAGGGCATCAACCTGGCTTGCGTCCGGACTTGTGTCGTCGTTGCTGAAGAACGTCCTCGAATCAATTTGACGAATTCGTTCTCGAAGTTGTTCTCAGCTCTCGGACTGAGTCCACGAGCCGTCTCCACATCGTTTGGATGTCGCGTTAACATAGCCATATGTCTGCAAGGCGCATCCAGTCCCGAACCCTCGACCGTGTACGTTGACTTAAGAGCTTTGAGGAACGATCGCGTGTCCCTTGTGGAACGCGGCAGCCCACACTCTCTGTGTCTGATGGAGTCAGGAAAACTCTTGCCGGGAGTTAAAGTCATCACAGCTAATCCGGAAACCAAGGGCCAGTGTGGGGACTCGCACTTGGGCGAAATTTGGGTACAGTCACCTCACAACGCCAGCGGGTACTTCACGATATACGGCGACGAGAGCGATTACGCGGACCACTTCAGCGCTCAGCTCGTTACCGGGAACACGGGCGAAGTGTACGCCAGGACCGGGTACCTTGGATTTTTGAGGCGAACGGAAATCAGCTCGGTGAATACGAGCCTGGACGACTCTTCTTCGATGCTACCGCGTGATAGTGACACGGATTCACTAGCCTCGGCCTGCGGGAGCGTCAGCATACTACCAGACTCTCACGACACACACGACGCGGTGTTTGTGGTGGGAGCCCTCGACGAGACCATCATGCTGCGCGGCATGCGCTACCATCCCATCGACATAGAGAACTCGGTAATGAGATGCCACAAGAAAATCGCTGAATGGTTAGTATTACGtcagtgtttttgttttaaattctgAATTATTCAAATTTGCCTGGCTATTGGAATGTTCGAATAGTGAATGGTTATCGCTCAAATGAAAATAAAggatagtaaaataataataagtaacgtATTACGAAATGTCAATAGGTGTTTGTTGAGAGCCGCTGCAAAGCGTATGACATGGTCGCGTGGTACACAACTATCTGCTCTTACATAAGCGACCTTATTGAACTGCGTGTCAGCGTACCCTGGATCTCAACTAGCTTAGTTCTTAGTTAAGATTGAACGTAGACAGGACGGATAAAATCACGGTCTATTTGATATCAGGCATTTACCAGAACTTCTCTATAACAAGTTAATTGTCACCGTCTATTTTGATAAAACAATCTGAGTTACATTGACATAGTGGCTGTAAATCCTTGGCCACATAACGGCGGTATTGATTCCTATGGCTTGAATAAAGCATAATAGTGatgagttggaacgtttgcctacgtttgccgctaggggtgctgttccaactgcacgtaaattgagttaacttttacgctatcgagaacgtttaaaaactcgcactaagcacatcaTCGTTGTCGAactaaaatctgctatgtgcactttttgagatgaccttttcgtatagttcacagccctatctatcatataaaaaaactgttatgtgtctatagctttaatatttatctatagcttcatataaaattttatacgaaaatgtttttactcgttaataataattcaaaatagagtttttgcacatagcagattttggtttgacagcgtcGACATGACGAGTGAGATCACATAACCGAATCTTCtgattaataatacattttcatCGTTGATTCTCGTTCTTGAATActgtacatatacatacacaaactGTAATAATTTCTTACAGCGCCGTGTTCACTTGGACGAacctgctcgtggtggtggtcgAGTTGGACGGCAACGACAGCGAGGCACTGAACCTGGTCCCCCTCGTGACCAACACCGTCCTCGAGGAGCACCACCTGATCGTGGGCGTGGTCGTGGTGGTCGACCCCGGGGTCGTGCCGATCAACTCTCGTGGCGAGAAACAGCGCATGCACCTACGCGACGGCTTCCTATCCGATCAGATCGATGCGATATATATCGCTTACAACATGTAAACATACGGTACCTTGTCGGGGCGTTCGATGATACGTAATTACAAACGTGAGCCGCGCGGCAGGCACGCGAGCCTTCATTAAAACGCACGAACAAGGTCAAAAGTATAATATCAACACGGACACTACATTATCGTAATTCATCAATTCCATTGTGTGTTTTATTAGAGTAAACCGAAccctattttttaataatttttttctattgaacCGAGACTGTAATATTCGTTAGGGTCCTTCGCTAATTCGATTCTGCGAGACGATCGATGCGACTCGCGACAAGACTGATATAAGTCTGATTCCTACAATATGCTTTTAGATCATTCTAATCAATAATTTCTGGGGTTCCATTAACTATTTTCGATCAATAATCTAATTGGTTAATAGTTGAATGGCCACTAGCAATGTCAAAATGTGCTATATGAAAACATTTGCTCCCTAAATTCCATCCCTTAAATATTTCGGTTGTGGCCGAATCTCATGGTATAATATCAAAACGTTCGATTTAGATGATTTAGTCATAGTTGTAAAGGTCGATTCAGACTGATCGAGAAAAACAACATGAAAAGTCAAGATCCATAGAATTTACGCAGCAGAGGAAATTTATCTTCAACTGTGAAGAAATAGGGTTCAATATGACCGTCGTATCAGTTTGGGTTGCCATAGTCTTCGATCAAGGTATATCTTAACGCAATTATATTGTTGTGATTATTATGAATGAAGTAATTTCTCATGCTAGTGCATATTATGTACGATCTATTATAATAGACTTAGTATTAGTGTTGTATTGgtaattatatatacatatgtgcaATGCATTTAATGTGCTATCTTTTTCTgttgatttttattcatttttttattatgattttgacAAGAATTTTTGACAGGTTTCGAAACTGCAAGTGCGCTCAATGACAAACgtcaaaaaatcaaatttaatttttagataTATCTACCCTCAGTTTATATTAGTCTGTCAGATCTCAAGAGCAGGACAGAAGGGAAACGCGCTTGCGTCCtagaatttattttgtatttcttaGTATGAATTTCTCGTGGAAccagtttcaatattatttcaatAGATGTCGCTCCTAcagttatattaataattattgacaATAGCAATTTTCTCCTGTTGTGCATTCAACATAGCATTTAGCGATTAGTCTGTGAGCAGAATTTTCTATAatcgttttaaattaatatcaatCACATATAAACTAGTTCGTATTTGTATCCTCTATTGTGAACAATTTGCACCTTCGACTTTagaaatatctaaaaataagattccattatttttattcatttatattattttgtaattatttattgctaaattgtacatatatttttgttatttaattttacgttaAAATGATTTTGGATAATGCTTAAGCTTAATGTTGTTTTGACTACAAAGTCAAgtatattataactttaaaagaaGAATATTCCTTTAGTTACGTTTATATAATTTCTATGGTTATAAAGAAATGTAGTCATCTTTGATAAGTATACAAGTAGTGTAAGGTCAATGAACAAACTTTGAGGTCGTTTTAAAAAGGGCATCGGCTATACGATATCTACTGTTCAAAAATATATTCTGTCTTCTTGACATTAAGATTCAATTTTGCTCGTCGGTCAAATAATGCTACCGGGTATCTTTCTCGGGCTTTGTGTCATAAATTATCGAATCGAGGTCCTTTGTAAAACGTCCTTGTTTTCGTATTTGTAATCTTATATTGTAATTGATagtgtacgtttttttttttcttgaacgTTACGATTAATGGCGTTGGTATTTCGGAGGGAAGGCACGGTCCGCTTTGGGAAGTCAGTTTAGGCTGTGAACACACCGCATGACCGTACGTACTGCCGTATGGAGCGCAAGTGCCACGGAATGTAATAGAAAAACGAGTATacttgtaatattataatattgatgtatccatttcgtatattaaattaGTAGAATTTTAATAACCGTCATGAACGTTGTCTTAGCtgaatatttaatgttatttcgGTGTCCACAGTAAATGAAGCTTATACAGAAAGATAAGATCTTGTCACTTACTTCAGTTGGGTTTGATggtgtttcatttttgttattagAATTTGATAATAAAAGTGCTTGATGGAAGCGAGAATTCAGTCGTTGTGTACTTGGACCGCTGTGCACGCATCACTGCGTCACTGTTTACGCACAAAATTTGAAATAGTCGACTCCACGCCGATTTAATGTATTGAAAACGCCAAACGAAATAATTTGGATTCTATGACAGCTTGTAAAAGAATAATGAATGTATGTGATTCTTtctggaaaataaataaacaaataaaaaaaatcattattaatcGTGTTTTATTTCAACCCGATGGTTCCCTTCCTTCGCCAAAAGTCCGTTTGGGCTTACGTCaattaataaaacagaaatagATTATGTTCAAATTAAAAATGCACAGTACAgcacagtagtagtagtagtagtagcacAATAAACTACCCACACAATTTTTCAAGACGATAACATTTTATCGTTAATTTATGAAACAAACTGGACAAGAATAGTTTGAAAGCGGGATACTGTTAACAAGCTAAAAGTTGTACGATAATAGGTGCcgttttcatataaatataatttaccaATTTGTAAAAATCTGAATGAAAAAATTGAGGTGACTTATATCGTGATTCAAAAATCAGTAGCTTTTAGTAAGCTATCCCCATTTTTTTTTGGACAAAAACCCCTGTTTCACGAGCCGCTGCTAATCAATATTTACATATTCATGGTAGGGCTAGTGTCTAAAAATAGGTACTTAGGCGAAAAGTCTGTTTTCCAAAAAGCTCTCTTCCATGTTTGTTGCTTCGTTATAACGTGAAAAAGTACTTCGTTATAACGAAACGACAGCTAgctatttctaaaaaaatacttgttttCCTGAACATCTCTCGTCCTTTTTTTCTGAACCTCTTTTGTATGATCATCCTGGAGTCACTAATCTCATCTAAAATCTGTTTTACATAATAGGGTACGAAAGTTAGTGCCTATAAATAGGAGCTTAAGAGAAACTCTGTTAAAGATGTTTGTTGTTCGAAATAAAGTGCACTATCATGTTTGTAACTAGAGGCAACTTCAGTATgacgaaatattttaataattaaaatacgtaattggctataaattagtttatatttttatatataccaaatatataactatatagcTATTCTACCATACAAATTTCTTAAGTCGTAGGCCGTACTCATATCAATCAATGCTCTtggaaaataaacttaattcgatgtattattataaatatctgTAATAAACATCGAGCATTATGTTTATTTCcttttattggaaatttatcTCAAGGAATAGGATAGCTTTCAGAAAAccattatttaatgaaaaattatgtATCTTTAATtaccaatattttattaaaatatgtttgaCCTTTGTTATTCTTGAATTATATTACCATTCACCTTTGCTCAAACAGATACTTTActtaacctgtttttttttaaattttgtgtaCGACTCGGATTTTTTGGCGGAAATGCGAGGAGtgtagttgtgtgatttgttttatttggtctatttactgtttcttcaggtttctatgtgtaataatggttggtggtttattaactgcttaatatctgtgaaagtgcacaaatgcgggataataataaaacaaagctgctggacgtaatttTTTTGGGATCCTCCAAATAGTCCacagaaaaaatctcagtaaagggccaccattttactaagattatatttcatcccatatcatctcatctcatttcattttatttcatcccagt is a genomic window of Bombyx mori chromosome 1, ASM3026992v2 containing:
- the LOC101744871 gene encoding disco-interacting protein 2 isoform X7, whose amino-acid sequence is MADLSVDMSNLPDEIRDKLAELDLELSEGDITQKGYEKKRTRLLTPFISQQQPQEVRQEAVQQALAEMQNRPKPSLPMPSKRTSMMAKSPDRERHDLSSSSDEDSCTGDAELPPPPELGSPPARRPIQPHSRAHPHPLPQLHHQRDRDREREREKKHPPKERTELDLSEFTHLPAYVTNATAASRRGGALVADRVQCYAQAEDTGTGTGRWKVSAKIQQLLNTLKRPKRRPLPEFYEDDDIELELAANPKDPNAPKPEGGTMTPAVGEQLVVPAGLPRNLEAALQRYGTASFKANMATVLDPNGKLSNSLTYGKLLSRSLKIAHALLNKTFTSKASSGGPMSGDNSIKLGDRVALVYPNNDPINFICAFYGCLQAGIVPVPIEVPLTRRDAGLQQVGFLLGSCGIQYALTSDACLKGLPKTSSGDVVSFRGWPSLHWVSTEKLPRPPRDWIPPPRPADECPAHIEHTSAADGSAMGVIVTRASMLAHCRMLSVACNYTEGEHMVCVLDFKRETGLWHAVLASVLNGMHVIFIPYALMKVSPASWMHMITKHRASIAIVKSRDLHWGLLATRDHKEISLSSLRMLLVADGANPWSLSSCDQFLSVFQSKGVRGDAICPCACSSESMTVCIRRAGRGGSSAGRGVLSMSGLSYGVVRVDAENSLTSLTLQDCGQVMPSCVIVVVKMEGPAYLCKTDEVGEICVLSGATGSGYWGLPGLTNTVFRVRPLDSDGEPIGEEHYVRSGLLGFLGPGGLVFVCGSRDGLMTVTGRKHNMDDIIATVLAVEPMKFIYRGRIAVFSVRVLRDERICIVAEQRPDCGEEESFQWMSRVLQAVDSIHQVGIYCLALVQPNFLPKTPLGGIHLSECKRRFLEGTLHPSNVLMCPHTCVTNLPKPREIHSDVGPASVIVGNLVQGNRLASAQGRDMGYTDDSDAARKYQFISQILRWRAQSTSDHVIFTLLNAKGAVSKVLTCAELHKKAERIGNLLLEKGRVNTGDHVALIFPPGLDLICAFYGCLYVGAVPVTIRPPHPQNLHTTLPTVRMIVDVSKATLVLSNQSVIKLLRSKEASNVLDSKAWPMTLDTDDMPKKKLPIMYRAPTAEMLAYLDFSVSTTGMLAGIKMSHAAVTSLCRSMKIACELYPSRHIALCLDPYCGLGFALWCLSSIYSGHHSILIPPSEVEVNPALWLSAVSQYKVRDTFCSYGVMELCTKGLGSSVNQLKSKGINLACVRTCVVVAEERPRINLTNSFSKLFSALGLSPRAVSTSFGCRVNIAICLQGASSPEPSTVYVDLRALRNDRVSLVERGSPHSLCLMESGKLLPGVKVITANPETKGQCGDSHLGEIWVQSPHNASGYFTIYGDESDYADHFSAQLVTGNTGEVYARTGYLGFLRRTEISSVNTSLDDSSSMLPRDSDTDSLASACGSVSILPDSHDTHDAVFVVGALDETIMLRGMRYHPIDIENSVMRCHKKIAECAVFTWTNLLVVVVELDGNDSEALNLVPLVTNTVLEEHHLIVGVVVVVDPGVVPINSRGEKQRMHLRDGFLSDQIDAIYIAYNM
- the LOC101744871 gene encoding disco-interacting protein 2 isoform X6; translated protein: MADLSVDMSNLPDEIRDKLAELDLELSEGDITQKGYEKKRTRLLTPFISQQQPQEVRQEAVQQALAEMQNRPKPSLPMPSKRTSMMAKSPDRERHDLSSSSDEDSCTGDAELPPPPELGSPPARRPIQPHSRAHPHPLPQLHHQRDRDREREREKKHPPKERTELDLSEFTHLPAYVQPDVTNATAASRRGGALVADRVQCYAQAEDTGTGTGRWKVSAKIQQLLNTLKRPKRRPLPEFYEDDDIELELAANPKDPNAPKPEGGTMTPAVGEQLVVPAGLPRNLEAALQRYGTASFKANMATVLDPNGKLSNSLTYGKLLSRSLKIAHALLNKTFTSKASSGGPMSGDNSIKLGDRVALVYPNNDPINFICAFYGCLQAGIVPVPIEVPLTRRDAGLQQVGFLLGSCGIQYALTSDACLKGLPKTSSGDVVSFRGWPSLHWVSTEKLPRPPRDWIPPPRPADECPAHIEHTSAADGSAMGVIVTRASMLAHCRMLSVACNYTEGEHMVCVLDFKRETGLWHAVLASVLNGMHVIFIPYALMKVSPASWMHMITKHRASIAIVKSRDLHWGLLATRDHKEISLSSLRMLLVADGANPWSLSSCDQFLSVFQSKGVRGDAICPCACSSESMTVCIRRAGRGGSSAGRGVLSMSGLSYGVVRVDAENSLTSLTLQDCGQVMPSCVIVVVKMEGPAYLCKTDEVGEICVLSGATGSGYWGLPGLTNTVFRVRPLDSDGEPIGEEHYVRSGLLGFLGPGGLVFVCGSRDGLMTVTGRKHNMDDIIATVLAVEPMKFIYRGRIAVFSVRVLRDERICIVAEQRPDCGEEESFQWMSRVLQAVDSIHQVGIYCLALVQPNFLPKTPLGGIHLSECKRRFLEGTLHPSNVLMCPHTCVTNLPKPREIHSDVGPASVIVGNLVQGNRLASAQGRDMGYTDDSDAARKYQFISQILRWRAQSTSDHVIFTLLNAKGAVSKVLTCAELHKKAERIGNLLLEKGRVNTGDHVALIFPPGLDLICAFYGCLYVGAVPVTIRPPHPQNLHTTLPTVRMIVDVSKATLVLSNQSVIKLLRSKEASNVLDSKAWPMTLDTDDMPKKKLPIMYRAPTAEMLAYLDFSVSTTGMLAGIKMSHAAVTSLCRSMKIACELYPSRHIALCLDPYCGLGFALWCLSSIYSGHHSILIPPSEVEVNPALWLSAVSQYKVRDTFCSYGVMELCTKGLGSSVNQLKSKGINLACVRTCVVVAEERPRINLTNSFSKLFSALGLSPRAVSTSFGCRVNIAICLQGASSPEPSTVYVDLRALRNDRVSLVERGSPHSLCLMESGKLLPGVKVITANPETKGQCGDSHLGEIWVQSPHNASGYFTIYGDESDYADHFSAQLVTGNTGEVYARTGYLGFLRRTEISSVNTSLDDSSSMLPRDSDTDSLASACGSVSILPDSHDTHDAVFVVGALDETIMLRGMRYHPIDIENSVMRCHKKIAECAVFTWTNLLVVVVELDGNDSEALNLVPLVTNTVLEEHHLIVGVVVVVDPGVVPINSRGEKQRMHLRDGFLSDQIDAIYIAYNM